CAGAATTCATGCCCAATCGAATCTTGTTCGTCTTGGCGAAAACACGGACGCGCCTCGCGCGAAATAAAATCCAACAGCCACATCCGTTGCGTTACCAAGTTCCAGGGTCCTTCGTGGCAATACGAACCGATCGTGCTGTCCACCGGACAAAACTGAAAGTGCCCGACCTGGTGCGTATCCTTGAACACGTCGAACCAACCCGAGCCGTCGAGGAAGGCGAGAGTGATGCGTCCATCCTTGACCAGATAAAAACGATCCTTGAAACCGGCATAGTTGGGTCCATCGGCAACGTGCACATCCTCGTTGCGCGAGAACGTGATGTAACGACGATTCGGCGCAATCGAAGGCGAACCCAATGTATAGTTGCCGGTTTCAGTGTAGAGAATCTTGTTCTCGCCGGTCTCGGTGTCCAACTTTTTGATGTGGTCGCCGGTACGATAGACAATGATGCGACTGTCGCGCGTCTTGGTGACACTGTGGATCGAGCCGCCCTCATCGCCTGCGTTCTCTACCAACTCGTCGGTCAATTGCACGATTTCGCCGGTGTCGAGGTTCATCCGAAACAAGTTGTAAAACGGATTTTCGTGCGGCGCGCAGTCTTGTCCCGACGCGCGGTCGGATCGAAAAATGATTTCGTTTTTGTTCGCGTCGAACGAGTTCTCGGTAAAGTACAGATGAACGTTGTTGCCGGTTGTCGTCAATTGCTTGATGGTACGCCCGGTCTTGGCGTCCTTGAATTCGCGAATTTCTGATTTCCACTTGCTGCCAATCATTTGAATCTCCTTCTAAAATGTAAGGCAATTTTCCAAATTGCCCTGTGTGTACTATTTCAACAGTCTATCCGGAATTCACCGCCGAGACGCGGAGAGCGCGGAGAAAATTTATTTAGAAACTCGGTGTGCTCCGTGCCTCTGCGGTAAAATTTGACACTGTAGCACCGTTACTG
The sequence above is a segment of the Chloroflexota bacterium genome. Coding sequences within it:
- a CDS encoding PD40 domain-containing protein, yielding MIGSKWKSEIREFKDAKTGRTIKQLTTTGNNVHLYFTENSFDANKNEIIFRSDRASGQDCAPHENPFYNLFRMNLDTGEIVQLTDELVENAGDEGGSIHSVTKTRDSRIIVYRTGDHIKKLDTETGENKILYTETGNYTLGSPSIAPNRRYITFSRNEDVHVADGPNYAGFKDRFYLVKDGRITLAFLDGSGWFDVFKDTHQVGHFQFCPVDSTIGSYCHEGPWNLVTQRMWLLDFISREARPCFRQDEQDSIGHEFWTHDGYLFFDDRGPGHDGTITSDRTQAVATNVEVNQNAMIPFVGLADRWGNIVKRIDMPFYCNHYHANPGNTVLVGDDVDDLVLIDIAGKEAKLQVLCNHKTSWHTQSAHCHPTWSWDGKKILYASDFGGHVNLYLVEP